The region CATCGCCTGCCGAACGGAAGCCGCCGGGTCCATCTGATATGTTTTGCGATTGCCGAAGGCCGGGGCACTGTCGGCGGCCTCCCGAAACGGTCCGTAAAAGGCCGATGCATACTTGGCGGCATAACTCAAAACAGCCGTCTCCGTAAATCCGGCCTCATCAAGGGTCTGACGAATCATCCCAATCCGTCCGTCCATCATATCCGACGGTGCCACCACATCCGCTCCGGCACGGGCGTGAGCCAGGGCTGTCCGAGCCAGGCACTGAAGGGTCTGGTCGTTGTCAATTTTTCCATCGCGGATGATACCGCAGTGTCCATGTTCCGTATAGGCACACAGACAAACATCCGTAATAACGAGCAAATCCGGCACGGCCTTTTTTACGGCACGAACGGCCCGGCAGACCGCCGAGTCCTCCGCCCATGCCTCCGACCCGTGCGCATCTTTTCGCAAAGGCAGGCCGAACAAAAGGACAGCCGGAATACCCAACTCGCCGATTTCCTGTGCTTCCCGCACAAGGGTATCCGGGGAAAAGTGAAAGCAGCCGTCCATCGAAGGAATGGGCTTTTTGACATTTTCGCCCGGGCAGACAAAAAGCGGATACACCAAATCACTCACACTCAGCCGGGTTCCGGCAGTCAGACGACGCACAGCCGGACTGGCCCGCAGACGCCGCATTCGCACATCAGGAAATCCCATAGTCTTACTCCTGCTCCAGTGCAATCTCTTCTTCCGTCAAATAGCACGGCGGCTCATTCCGCCACAACTCGATATTGGCGCTTCCGTCCAATGAACGAAAGTTTCCGCCGCACAAATCAAACCACCGGCAGCGCCGGCACCGAGGGTCCCGATACTCCTTTTTGTTCCGCAAAACCATCAGAACCGGTTCGGCCGGGTTGTCCCAGATTTGAGCAAAGGACCTTTCGAGGACATTTCCGAGGGAATAACTCCGCCAAAACTGGTCAGGATACACCCGTCCGGCCCAGTCCACCGCGGCAATGTTCTGTCCGATGCGGTTGCCGGCCGCCCGCTTCAGCAGCGCCTCCGCATCGGCCGCCCGCTCCGAAGAGAGCTTCCGCAGCCGCATCAGCAGATACGGCCCGTCCGCATGGTTGCCGACCGTGAGCACTTCATCCGCCTGTCCGGCAGAGGTCCTTTGCTCCGTACAGGAAAGAATCGAATCCATCGCCTCCCTCACCAAAGCCGCGGAAGGCACGGCTTCCGCCAGGTCTTCGGCACGGCCGGTCCGAATCAAATGATAAAAGCAGATGCGCCGCACATCCAGGTCCGCCGCAATCTGAAACAGCAAGGGAATCTGCCTGATATTGTCCGCCGTCATTGTGAACCGAATGCCCGCAGGAATTCCCGTCCGACGGCAGGCGTAAATCCCTTCTACAGCCGCCGCAAAAGCACCCTTGACCTGCCGAAAATCATCGTGAAACGCCGCCGGCCCATCCAGCGAAATCCCGACATAACTGACTCCCAAAGCCGCCAAATGCTCGGCCGTCGATTCCTGAATCAGCGTGCCGTTCGTGGATAAAACGGTGCGAAGTCCTTTGCCGCCGGCATATTCGAGCAGCTCAAATAGGTCCTCACGAAGCAGCGGCTCTCCGCCGCTGAACAGCAGCACCGGACAGCCGAAGTCGGCTATCTGGTCAATTAAGCATCGGGCCTGTTCTGTAGTCAGTTCCGGTTCCCCTCCAAAGCCCCGAACATGGCTGTAGCAGTGACGGCACGCCAGATTGCACCGCCAGGTACAGTTGAACACCACAATCGGCTTGTGATTCCGATGCGGCGGATAACGCAGCTCATCCGACCGGCCGGACTTGCCGCAATACAATTTACTGATATTAATCATGATATTGAATCAGGGCCTCTGTCAGCCCCTCCAGGGTATGCACAGGAGCTTCAAGGGCTGCCGGAAGATTTTCCTCCAGCAGACGACGGGTCGTGCTCGGACCGATCGAGGCAATTTTCGCCCCGCTTTGGAGCACAGTTTCTTTCGACACAACCTTTAAAAAAGCGGATACGGCCGAACTGCTCGCAAACAGAATCCAGTCAATCTTCCGGCGGCTCAACCGTTCCAGAATTGGTTCAATCTGCCGAGCGGACAGCTCCGCCGGTTCTACTGTATAACTTGAAACCTCCTCCACAATGGCTCCCTGCCGCAGCAGAGACTTCGGAAGGTCATCCGGAGCAATGGCGGAACGCAGCAGCAGAAATTTCTTTCCGGCCGGCGGCTCTTTTGCAGACAATTCCTCCGCCAGCGCCTGACCGGTAAACGTCGTCGGAACAAAATCGGCCCGCAAACCGTATTCGCCCAAGGCCCGTGCTGTTTCCGGACCAATACAGGCAATCCGGGTCCGACCAAAAGCCCGCGCATCTTTCCCCAACTGACGCAATCTTTCCAAAGAAAACTCCACACCGCGCCGGCTGGTAAAAACAACCCAGTCAAACTCCTCCAGCCGATTCAGGACGGCATCCGCCGCACCGGTTGCGGCAAAGTTTTGCACAGCAAGCACGGGCAACCCCAGCACGTCGGCTCCCAATTCATTCAGGCGACGGCTCAACGAACGATTTCCCTCCTCATCCCGGGCAATCAGGACAGTCCTGCCCGCCAGCGGACGACGGCGAAACCAGTCCGTTTCCTCCCGATAGACGGCTGTCGGTCCAATCAATACGATGGCCGGTGCCTCTATCCCCTCCTGCCGGCAGACGGCGGCAATCTTCTCCAAAGAAGCATGAACTAGACGCTGTTGCGGCAGACTGGCGTTCTGAATCACCGCCGCCGGAGTATCCGCCGGTTTGCCGTTTGCCAGAAGGGCCGTAGCAATCTGCTCCAGATGGCTCATCGCCATATAAAAGGCGATTGTGCCGCGAAATCCGGCCAGGAAATCCCAGTCAATCGAAGATTCATTTTTGTCGGGGGCTTCCTGACCGGTCACAAAAAGAACCTGCGAGCTGAACTGCCGGTCGGTCAGAAACATTCCGGAATAAGCCGCCGCCGCAGAAGCCGCCGTCACGCCGGGAACTATCTCAAAATCAACCCCCGCATGAAGACAAGTCTGGACTTCCTCCGCCGTCCTTCCGAAAAAACCGGGGTCTCCTCCTTTGAGCCGTACGACGGTCAGATATTGAGCGGCCTTCTCCAGCAGCAGCTGATTGATTTGCTCCTGCGTAAAAGGTTTTTCTCCTGTTCGCTTGCGAACACAAAGGCATTCACAGTTCGGCCGGCAGTCCTCCAGAAGGGCCTCATTGACCAGACCATCGTAAATCACACAGTCGGCCTGACGGAGAAGCTGCGCCCCGCGCAGGGTAATCAGTGCCGGGTCTCCCGGACCCGCCCCAACAAAATAGATTTTGGTTTTATGCATTCGTTTTCAAAATCTCCAGAGCCCCCTGCTCAATCAGACGCTCGGCCAGACAATCCGCCCATTCTACCGCATTCAGAACCGGCCCGCAAATCCGCTCTTTCAGGAAAGGATGTCCCTGCGGGCCCGATGCAAACGCCGTCAGCGTAATCTGTTCCTTTTCTATGGCCGCATAGGCCCCGACCGGCGCATGGCATCCGGGATGAAGCCGAGCCAGAATCCGGCGTTCCGCCTGGGCCGCTGCCGCTGTAGGAAAATGATGAATTCTTTGGAACAATTCGAACAAATGCTCGTTCGTTCGAAGAATCTCTACCGCAATCACCCCCTGGGCCGGTGCAGGCAGAAATTCCAGCGGGTCCAATATCAGCCCGTTCCAGCCGGTTATCCCCAGCCGCTCCAGTCCGGCACGAGCCAGAATGACGGCATCGTAGCGGCCTTCTTCGAGTTTTCGCAGACGTGTTTCGACATTGCCCCGAAGCGGCTCAACCCGAATATCGGGCCGCCGTCGAAGAATCTGGGCCTGTCGGCGGAGACTCGAGGTTCCCACGCAGGCTGCCGGCG is a window of Anaerohalosphaeraceae bacterium DNA encoding:
- the hemB gene encoding porphobilinogen synthase, with product MGFPDVRMRRLRASPAVRRLTAGTRLSVSDLVYPLFVCPGENVKKPIPSMDGCFHFSPDTLVREAQEIGELGIPAVLLFGLPLRKDAHGSEAWAEDSAVCRAVRAVKKAVPDLLVITDVCLCAYTEHGHCGIIRDGKIDNDQTLQCLARTALAHARAGADVVAPSDMMDGRIGMIRQTLDEAGFTETAVLSYAAKYASAFYGPFREAADSAPAFGNRKTYQMDPAASVRQAMREIALDIEEGADMVMVKPALAYLDVIAAARQRFDVPLAAYNVSGEYMMVNQAARAGLMDRREAMLETLLAIKRAGADFIITYFAKEAAAVLNG
- a CDS encoding radical SAM protein, which codes for MINISKLYCGKSGRSDELRYPPHRNHKPIVVFNCTWRCNLACRHCYSHVRGFGGEPELTTEQARCLIDQIADFGCPVLLFSGGEPLLREDLFELLEYAGGKGLRTVLSTNGTLIQESTAEHLAALGVSYVGISLDGPAAFHDDFRQVKGAFAAAVEGIYACRRTGIPAGIRFTMTADNIRQIPLLFQIAADLDVRRICFYHLIRTGRAEDLAEAVPSAALVREAMDSILSCTEQRTSAGQADEVLTVGNHADGPYLLMRLRKLSSERAADAEALLKRAAGNRIGQNIAAVDWAGRVYPDQFWRSYSLGNVLERSFAQIWDNPAEPVLMVLRNKKEYRDPRCRRCRWFDLCGGNFRSLDGSANIELWRNEPPCYLTEEEIALEQE
- the cobA gene encoding uroporphyrinogen-III C-methyltransferase, with product MHKTKIYFVGAGPGDPALITLRGAQLLRQADCVIYDGLVNEALLEDCRPNCECLCVRKRTGEKPFTQEQINQLLLEKAAQYLTVVRLKGGDPGFFGRTAEEVQTCLHAGVDFEIVPGVTAASAAAAYSGMFLTDRQFSSQVLFVTGQEAPDKNESSIDWDFLAGFRGTIAFYMAMSHLEQIATALLANGKPADTPAAVIQNASLPQQRLVHASLEKIAAVCRQEGIEAPAIVLIGPTAVYREETDWFRRRPLAGRTVLIARDEEGNRSLSRRLNELGADVLGLPVLAVQNFAATGAADAVLNRLEEFDWVVFTSRRGVEFSLERLRQLGKDARAFGRTRIACIGPETARALGEYGLRADFVPTTFTGQALAEELSAKEPPAGKKFLLLRSAIAPDDLPKSLLRQGAIVEEVSSYTVEPAELSARQIEPILERLSRRKIDWILFASSSAVSAFLKVVSKETVLQSGAKIASIGPSTTRRLLEENLPAALEAPVHTLEGLTEALIQYHD
- the hemC gene encoding hydroxymethylbilane synthase; this translates as MSLLRAATRGSKLAQIQTQRVIDALQKVCPGLSVEMQILRTQGDQQADAPLWKLEGSGFFTARLQQALLEGTADFAVHSFKDLPTQTPDGLCIAAVLERDFPEDVLLVRRSIRRIEDLPPAACVGTSSLRRQAQILRRRPDIRVEPLRGNVETRLRKLEEGRYDAVILARAGLERLGITGWNGLILDPLEFLPAPAQGVIAVEILRTNEHLFELFQRIHHFPTAAAAQAERRILARLHPGCHAPVGAYAAIEKEQITLTAFASGPQGHPFLKERICGPVLNAVEWADCLAERLIEQGALEILKTNA